The following are encoded together in the Thermosipho affectus genome:
- a CDS encoding damage-control phosphatase ARMT1 family protein produces the protein MKSISKCLTCHVEQAQRILDKFVSSEQEKFEFLKEILKELSKTRFGLKPIEIAEILYKKLEELLDKEDLYKTEKEKSNKIALSLYENFKFKVLDCADPLYEAAKLAVSGNLIDFGALSNSPEELFDRINEIWQQPFSIDDFELFKSNISNSNTLLYIADNTGEIVFDMLFIEILKEFHPKLNISVALKGHPIINDATVEDGYAIGLDKFATLINTELKTAGTCLEKSSQLFREAFFMHDIVIAKGQGNFEGLSEVSRKNLYFALVAKCQVISDYIGVEKGSKIFMNSKRIHQV, from the coding sequence ATGAAATCAATTAGTAAATGTTTAACTTGCCATGTCGAGCAAGCACAAAGGATACTTGATAAATTTGTTTCTTCAGAACAAGAAAAATTTGAATTTCTAAAAGAAATTCTAAAAGAGCTCTCCAAAACAAGGTTTGGATTAAAGCCTATTGAAATTGCGGAAATTTTATACAAAAAACTTGAAGAGTTATTAGATAAAGAAGATTTATACAAAACAGAAAAGGAAAAGTCAAATAAAATTGCGCTATCCTTGTACGAAAATTTTAAGTTTAAAGTACTTGATTGTGCGGATCCATTGTATGAAGCAGCCAAGCTTGCAGTATCCGGAAATTTAATCGATTTTGGTGCTTTAAGTAACTCTCCCGAGGAACTATTTGATAGAATTAACGAAATTTGGCAACAACCATTCTCGATTGATGATTTCGAACTCTTTAAAAGCAATATCTCAAATTCTAATACATTGCTTTATATCGCTGATAATACAGGAGAAATAGTTTTTGATATGTTATTTATTGAAATTTTAAAAGAATTTCATCCTAAATTAAACATATCAGTTGCGCTAAAAGGACATCCTATTATTAACGACGCAACTGTCGAGGACGGTTATGCCATTGGGTTAGATAAGTTTGCTACATTAATAAATACCGAATTAAAAACAGCAGGAACTTGTCTAGAAAAATCCTCACAATTGTTTAGGGAAGCATTTTTCATGCACGATATTGTAATTGCAAAAGGACAAGGAAATTTTGAAGGTTTGTCTGAAGTTTCCAGAAAAAACCTTTATTTTGCCCTCGTTGCAAAATGCCAAGTTATATCCGATTACATAGGAGTAGAAAAAGGCTCTAAAATATTTATGAATTCAAAAAGAATTCACCAAGTTTGA
- a CDS encoding aminopeptidase: protein MKNLWKLRDINEVESFGKSYREFIDTAVTERLAVEFFEKMLLKNGFIPLEKYTGNEEKIYYINANKSLVAARIVGEPRDGFNIIAAHIDAPRFDLKPNPLFEDESIAMLKTHYYGGVKLYQWYNIPLALVGVVYKLDGTKIDINIGLSEEDPVFLFADLLPHLDKEDKKVSEKFQGEKMNLIVGSIPLDGSEKDAIKKNILKILKEKYDIEEEDFVSADIEVVPAIKSREVGFDRSMIAAYGQDDRICSYQAIMALVDAKKLEKSAAVILFDREEIGSEGNAGAKARFYKKFFRSILKAKGESDVEFALDELFENSFVVSADVAALINPNFKDVHDKFNAPRIGNGVVVVKYTGVRGKAGASEAHAETLLHVRRVLNSAKIRWQVGTLGRIGVGGGGTVAKFLAQEGFNVIDMGPGLLSMHSPYEIVSKIDLFETYLAYKELVSKR from the coding sequence ATGAAAAATCTTTGGAAATTGAGGGACATTAACGAGGTAGAAAGTTTTGGAAAAAGTTATAGAGAATTTATAGATACTGCTGTAACCGAAAGACTTGCGGTGGAATTTTTTGAAAAAATGCTTCTTAAAAATGGATTTATACCATTGGAAAAATATACTGGAAATGAAGAAAAAATATACTATATCAATGCAAACAAGTCTTTGGTCGCCGCAAGAATTGTCGGTGAACCAAGGGATGGATTTAACATTATAGCTGCTCATATTGATGCGCCGCGTTTTGATCTTAAACCTAATCCATTATTTGAGGACGAATCTATTGCAATGTTAAAGACACATTACTATGGAGGAGTAAAGCTTTACCAATGGTACAATATTCCTTTAGCACTTGTTGGAGTGGTTTATAAATTAGATGGTACAAAAATTGATATAAATATAGGTTTGAGTGAAGAAGATCCTGTGTTTTTATTTGCTGACTTATTACCACATTTAGATAAGGAAGATAAAAAAGTAAGTGAAAAATTTCAGGGAGAAAAAATGAATTTAATCGTTGGCTCTATTCCTTTAGATGGCTCTGAGAAAGATGCAATAAAGAAAAATATATTAAAGATTTTAAAGGAAAAGTACGATATTGAGGAAGAAGATTTTGTAAGCGCTGATATTGAAGTTGTTCCTGCAATTAAGTCAAGAGAAGTGGGATTTGATAGAAGTATGATTGCGGCATATGGGCAAGATGATAGAATTTGTTCGTATCAGGCTATTATGGCGTTGGTTGACGCAAAAAAATTGGAAAAATCTGCAGCGGTTATTTTATTTGATAGGGAAGAAATTGGAAGTGAGGGTAATGCAGGTGCCAAAGCAAGGTTTTACAAGAAATTTTTTAGAAGTATTTTAAAAGCCAAGGGAGAAAGCGATGTAGAATTTGCATTAGATGAATTATTTGAAAATTCTTTTGTTGTTTCTGCAGATGTTGCTGCATTAATAAATCCCAACTTTAAAGACGTACATGATAAATTCAACGCTCCAAGGATTGGGAATGGAGTTGTTGTAGTAAAATATACTGGAGTACGCGGTAAAGCTGGTGCAAGTGAAGCACATGCGGAAACATTGTTGCACGTAAGAAGAGTATTAAACAGTGCAAAAATAAGGTGGCAAGTTGGAACTTTGGGGAGAATTGGAGTAGGTGGTGGAGGAACAGTTGCAAAATTTTTGGCTCAAGAAGGTTTTAATGTTATTGATATGGGTCCAGGATTATTAAGCATGCATTCACCGTATGAAATTGTGTCAAAGATTGATTTATTTGAAACATATCTAGCGTACAAAGAATTAGTTTCAAAGAGGTGA
- a CDS encoding type I phosphomannose isomerase catalytic subunit: MIKVRPQFRNQIWGNKKINEIFGIKEGKIGEIWLVSGHPLFTTLVDGKDINEISESLCGERFERFPLLVKLISTSDWLSLQVHPDDEYAKIVENEPWGKNEAWYFLSDGEIAICEEPSLIPRAVKEGNWQGILKILKVKKGTFVNIPAGVIHALGPNSTVIEVQQSSDLTYRIYDWGRPRETHLKKALEVAKSVKFKDLFFDRIDTKYFKMDVVKNCKIDGFSIVVPEKIDKNFGASIIPRGSKEDIYDSIVIKLGEFFLNS; encoded by the coding sequence ATGATAAAAGTTAGACCGCAATTTAGAAACCAAATTTGGGGAAATAAAAAAATAAATGAGATCTTTGGAATAAAAGAAGGAAAAATTGGTGAAATTTGGTTAGTTTCCGGGCATCCACTTTTTACAACGTTAGTAGATGGAAAAGATATTAATGAGATTTCAGAGAGTTTGTGTGGAGAAAGATTTGAAAGATTCCCACTTTTGGTAAAACTTATTTCCACTTCTGATTGGCTTTCTCTTCAAGTTCATCCCGACGATGAATATGCAAAGATTGTGGAAAATGAACCTTGGGGAAAAAATGAAGCGTGGTATTTTTTAAGTGATGGAGAAATAGCAATTTGTGAAGAACCATCACTTATACCAAGAGCCGTAAAAGAAGGAAATTGGCAGGGCATTTTAAAAATTTTAAAAGTAAAAAAAGGGACTTTTGTTAATATCCCAGCAGGGGTAATCCATGCACTTGGTCCCAACTCAACGGTGATTGAAGTTCAACAATCATCAGACCTTACATATAGAATATACGATTGGGGTAGACCTAGAGAGACACACTTAAAAAAAGCTTTAGAAGTTGCAAAATCTGTTAAATTTAAAGATTTATTTTTTGATAGGATTGATACAAAATATTTTAAAATGGATGTAGTTAAGAATTGTAAAATAGATGGATTTAGTATAGTTGTGCCAGAAAAAATAGATAAAAACTTTGGAGCCTCAATAATTCCAAGAGGCTCCAAAGAAGATATATATGATTCTATAGTAATCAAACTTGGTGAATTCTTTTTGAATTCATAA
- a CDS encoding YggS family pyridoxal phosphate-dependent enzyme, whose product MSNELKERYEVVVNSINSKMLEVGRKDEIKLVAVSKTFPVDVIKNAYEIGVRIFGENYAQELRDKSKILKDYDIEWHFIGRIQLNKLKYIVPIAELIHSVTRLEEIKEINKLSTKFNKVQKVLVQVNLSGETTKAGLRSEEVEDFIKKAYEFENVKIIGLMTMAPFTNDVEAIRRVFRSAKFLKEKLLKKFPEIKELSMGMSNDYLIAIEEGATILRIGSKIFGERNGRLK is encoded by the coding sequence ATGAGTAATGAATTAAAGGAAAGATATGAGGTAGTAGTAAATAGCATAAATAGTAAAATGTTGGAAGTTGGAAGAAAGGATGAAATAAAACTTGTTGCGGTGAGCAAGACTTTTCCAGTAGATGTAATTAAAAATGCGTATGAAATTGGGGTTAGGATATTTGGTGAAAACTACGCGCAAGAATTACGCGATAAATCGAAAATTTTGAAAGATTATGATATAGAGTGGCATTTTATTGGAAGAATACAGTTAAATAAATTAAAATACATAGTCCCGATAGCAGAATTAATCCATTCTGTTACAAGATTAGAGGAAATAAAAGAAATCAATAAATTAAGCACGAAATTTAACAAGGTTCAAAAGGTTTTAGTACAGGTGAATTTATCAGGTGAAACAACCAAAGCAGGATTAAGAAGTGAAGAAGTAGAAGATTTTATAAAAAAGGCATATGAATTTGAAAATGTAAAGATTATTGGTTTAATGACTATGGCCCCTTTTACTAATGATGTTGAGGCTATAAGGCGTGTATTTAGGAGTGCAAAGTTTTTAAAAGAAAAACTCCTTAAAAAATTTCCAGAGATTAAGGAACTTTCAATGGGGATGTCAAATGATTATCTAATTGCCATTGAAGAAGGTGCGACTATATTAAGAATTGGTAGTAAGATTTTTGGAGAAAGAAATGGGAGGTTGAAATAA
- the murB gene encoding UDP-N-acetylmuramate dehydrogenase, with the protein MKYLKKIINILLELGNDVYTNEKLKCHVSFRIGGPVRLFVVPYSLESFVKTIKLFEGNVRILGNGTNVLPKDDFMDYNILSTEKLTEIVFEKDLLVCESGLNLKRLCLYALQHGFSGFEKAYGIPGSVGGAVYMNAGAFGWETANLVEFVDVYDGNKIRRLSKSELDFSYRNSIFKKNKGLFILRVGFKIFEGDKQKIFLEMNDIIKKRVEKQPLEFPSAGSVFKRPKENFYVGSAIEKIGLKGFNIGGAMISEKHAGFIINYNNATSKDVKDIINHVKNKIYEAYKVNLETEIEIW; encoded by the coding sequence TTGAAGTATTTAAAGAAAATAATTAATATATTATTGGAATTGGGAAATGATGTATATACCAATGAAAAATTAAAATGCCATGTAAGTTTTAGAATAGGTGGGCCAGTTAGGTTATTTGTAGTTCCCTATTCATTGGAATCATTTGTTAAAACAATAAAACTATTTGAAGGTAATGTTAGAATTCTTGGAAATGGTACTAATGTTTTACCAAAAGATGATTTTATGGATTATAACATTCTTTCTACAGAAAAGTTAACGGAGATTGTTTTTGAAAAAGATTTACTGGTATGTGAAAGTGGTTTAAATTTAAAGAGATTGTGTCTTTATGCATTACAGCATGGTTTTTCTGGATTTGAAAAAGCATATGGGATACCGGGAAGTGTTGGTGGAGCTGTATATATGAATGCAGGGGCTTTTGGTTGGGAAACAGCAAATTTGGTTGAATTTGTCGATGTATATGATGGAAATAAGATCAGAAGATTAAGTAAATCAGAATTGGATTTTTCATACAGAAATAGTATTTTCAAAAAAAATAAAGGATTATTTATTTTGAGAGTGGGATTTAAAATATTTGAAGGAGATAAGCAAAAAATATTTTTGGAAATGAATGATATTATAAAAAAAAGAGTTGAAAAGCAACCATTAGAGTTCCCAAGCGCTGGTAGTGTATTTAAAAGACCAAAAGAGAACTTTTATGTTGGTAGTGCTATAGAAAAGATTGGATTGAAAGGTTTTAATATAGGAGGAGCTATGATATCTGAGAAACATGCAGGGTTTATAATAAATTACAACAATGCAACATCAAAAGATGTAAAAGATATTATTAATCACGTAAAAAATAAAATTTATGAAGCATACAAAGTTAATTTGGAAACTGAAATAGAAATTTGGTAA
- a CDS encoding acyl carrier protein, which yields MKREELLRQVSKILAEKLDVPIEDIDESSNIIDDLGADSLDVVDLVMILEDEYGVKIEDDELERIVTIEDLLNILEPKLKDRED from the coding sequence ATGAAGAGAGAAGAACTTTTAAGACAAGTAAGTAAAATTTTAGCTGAAAAGCTTGATGTTCCCATTGAAGATATAGATGAATCTTCTAATATAATCGACGATCTGGGTGCAGATTCACTTGATGTAGTCGACCTTGTAATGATTTTAGAAGATGAGTATGGCGTAAAGATAGAAGACGATGAACTTGAAAGAATTGTCACAATCGAAGACCTTTTAAATATTCTTGAACCCAAATTAAAAGACAGAGAGGATTAA
- the ruvB gene encoding Holliday junction branch migration DNA helicase RuvB: protein MPNDVQTIRPQKLNEYIGQENIKKRLGLAIKASKMRSEALDHVLLVGPPGLGKTTLAHIISNELETNIHVTSGPILEKQGDVAAILTNLEYSDVLFIDEIHRMNKSVEEILYTAMEDFQIDILIGKGPSARSIRIDLQPFTLVGATTRSGLLSAPLRNRFGLIMELDFYSIEELSKIIERAASVLNVEIKKDAAILLARRSRGTPRIALRLLRRVRDMSTIRGKVTIDMHMVGEIMELLGIDEEGLDELDRRILKTIIEVYNGGPVGVKSLAASVGISEDSISEVYEPYLLQSGFIARTHRGRIATQKAYKHLGINVKRGLFDE from the coding sequence ATGCCAAATGATGTACAAACAATACGACCACAAAAATTAAATGAGTATATTGGGCAAGAAAATATAAAAAAAAGACTAGGACTTGCGATAAAAGCATCAAAGATGAGAAGTGAGGCACTTGACCACGTTTTGTTAGTGGGACCTCCTGGGCTTGGAAAGACTACATTAGCACATATAATTTCAAATGAACTTGAAACTAATATACATGTTACAAGTGGACCAATACTTGAAAAACAAGGGGATGTGGCTGCAATACTTACTAATTTAGAATATAGTGATGTTTTGTTTATTGATGAAATACACAGAATGAATAAATCTGTCGAAGAAATTTTGTATACGGCAATGGAGGATTTTCAGATTGATATTTTAATAGGGAAGGGTCCTTCTGCTAGGTCAATACGGATAGATTTACAACCTTTTACTTTGGTTGGTGCAACAACGCGTAGTGGTTTGTTAAGTGCCCCTTTGCGTAATAGATTTGGTTTAATAATGGAATTGGATTTTTATTCAATAGAAGAATTAAGCAAGATAATTGAAAGAGCGGCTTCAGTGTTAAATGTTGAGATTAAAAAAGATGCTGCAATTTTGCTTGCAAGAAGATCAAGGGGGACTCCTAGAATAGCTCTAAGACTTTTAAGAAGGGTCAGAGATATGAGTACAATACGTGGAAAAGTTACAATAGATATGCATATGGTTGGAGAAATAATGGAACTTTTGGGAATAGATGAAGAAGGATTAGATGAGCTTGATAGAAGAATTTTAAAAACAATAATAGAGGTGTATAATGGAGGACCAGTTGGTGTGAAATCACTAGCTGCATCTGTTGGTATCTCAGAAGATAGTATTTCAGAAGTTTATGAACCTTACCTTTTGCAAAGTGGATTTATTGCACGTACTCACAGGGGAAGAATAGCTACACAAAAAGCGTATAAACATCTGGGAATAAATGTAAAAAGGGGGCTTTTTGATGAGTAA
- a CDS encoding DUF342 domain-containing protein: MLINVKISEDKMSASVILEETSDNEKVSQKDIMDALKENGVVFGIDSDVINRICENPEFNVPIKVAFGKPAGIGLDGSIEFVDFEKGMENKSDKVDFREFPTHRRIIVKKGQKIASIFPPTKGEDGINVLGEPVLGKNGKEIELKLGKNVEKIDDEIYAKVDGILKVDNDTNFIDVEETLEIDGNVDYSVGNIDFPGTVIVKGDVKSGFVVRAKGDIEVGGLIEAATVISLEGNITATGIKGREKGIVKCKGTLKIKFAENATIEAGGVVFNEQLSNCKVKARKSITSENGKGVIVGGDYVAEFEIVVEEAGSEIATPTHLEVGISPELIEERNLLKTQIMLDKQNAEKLLQILKQYKVLKEKGVKIPEDKKKLFLKTSNTLMVIKEQLEKNTKRFHELEEKINKTKVNARIVIKRIVHPGVEVSIQGIKYYINKGMPKVILKLSEGKVVVGGYSE, from the coding sequence ATGTTAATAAATGTGAAGATTTCTGAAGATAAAATGAGTGCTAGTGTTATACTTGAAGAAACTTCAGATAATGAAAAAGTTAGTCAAAAAGATATAATGGATGCATTAAAGGAAAATGGGGTAGTTTTTGGAATTGATAGTGATGTAATAAATAGAATATGTGAAAATCCAGAATTTAATGTACCTATAAAGGTTGCTTTTGGAAAACCAGCTGGTATTGGATTAGATGGAAGTATAGAATTTGTAGATTTCGAAAAAGGTATGGAAAATAAAAGTGATAAAGTAGATTTTAGGGAGTTTCCAACACACAGAAGGATTATTGTTAAGAAGGGGCAAAAAATAGCTTCAATTTTCCCACCTACTAAAGGGGAAGATGGAATAAATGTTTTAGGAGAACCTGTTTTGGGAAAAAATGGAAAAGAAATTGAGCTTAAGTTAGGGAAAAATGTTGAAAAAATTGATGATGAAATATATGCAAAAGTTGATGGAATTTTAAAAGTAGACAATGATACGAATTTTATAGATGTTGAAGAGACTTTGGAAATAGATGGTAATGTGGATTATTCCGTTGGAAATATTGATTTTCCCGGAACTGTTATAGTTAAAGGAGATGTTAAATCAGGATTTGTTGTAAGGGCAAAAGGAGATATTGAAGTTGGAGGATTAATCGAAGCAGCTACTGTAATTTCGTTAGAAGGGAATATTACTGCGACAGGTATTAAAGGACGTGAAAAAGGTATTGTAAAATGTAAAGGTACTTTGAAGATAAAATTTGCGGAAAATGCCACTATTGAAGCTGGAGGGGTTGTCTTTAATGAACAATTGAGTAATTGTAAAGTGAAAGCCAGAAAATCGATTACTTCAGAAAATGGAAAAGGTGTAATAGTAGGAGGAGATTATGTAGCTGAATTTGAAATTGTAGTTGAAGAAGCAGGTTCAGAAATTGCAACGCCTACACATCTTGAGGTGGGAATTTCACCTGAACTTATTGAAGAAAGAAATTTATTAAAAACTCAAATAATGCTTGATAAACAAAATGCAGAAAAATTATTGCAAATATTAAAGCAGTATAAAGTACTAAAGGAGAAAGGTGTAAAAATACCTGAAGATAAAAAGAAATTGTTTTTGAAGACATCTAATACTTTAATGGTAATCAAAGAGCAACTTGAAAAAAACACAAAAAGGTTTCATGAACTAGAAGAAAAAATAAACAAAACTAAGGTAAATGCTAGGATAGTTATAAAAAGGATTGTACATCCAGGTGTAGAAGTTTCTATACAAGGAATAAAGTATTATATTAATAAAGGAATGCCTAAGGTTATTTTGAAACTTTCAGAAGGAAAAGTGGTTGTAGGAGGTTATAGTGAATGA
- a CDS encoding YggT family protein, whose amino-acid sequence MFILGNFLIGLGVALRILIDIEMFFVIISAILSWFPLPSRIYYYFQAIADIVEKPVRRLIPRIGPVDISPLISIVILVFLDRFLIQSIIDLGYMLK is encoded by the coding sequence ATGTTTATTTTAGGTAATTTTTTGATAGGATTGGGGGTAGCTTTGCGAATTTTAATAGATATTGAGATGTTTTTTGTTATTATCTCTGCTATTTTAAGTTGGTTTCCATTACCTTCAAGGATATATTATTATTTTCAAGCAATTGCCGATATTGTGGAAAAACCTGTAAGAAGATTAATTCCAAGAATTGGACCTGTGGATATTTCGCCGTTAATAAGCATAGTAATATTGGTGTTTTTGGATAGATTTTTAATACAGAGTATTATAGATTTGGGGTATATGTTGAAATGA
- a CDS encoding MarR family winged helix-turn-helix transcriptional regulator yields the protein MSKNVENLLREICFRIKIKGREVLKDFPITPAQFDLMQKLYFTGEKTMTDLSKMLGIAKSTTTGLVSRLEAEGFAERKRKNDDKRVIAVDLTEKGKAVIDKVILKRIEFVEKVIEDFDDKSKKQLIVLLVKLNESMKDYG from the coding sequence GTGTCGAAAAATGTTGAAAATCTTTTGAGGGAGATTTGTTTTAGAATTAAAATAAAAGGAAGAGAAGTATTAAAGGATTTTCCTATAACTCCTGCGCAATTTGATTTGATGCAAAAGCTTTATTTTACTGGTGAAAAAACAATGACAGATTTAAGTAAAATGTTAGGAATAGCTAAAAGTACAACTACAGGTTTAGTCTCAAGATTGGAAGCTGAAGGTTTTGCAGAAAGAAAGAGAAAAAATGATGATAAAAGGGTTATTGCTGTGGACTTAACAGAAAAAGGTAAAGCGGTAATTGATAAAGTTATTTTAAAAAGGATAGAATTTGTGGAAAAAGTAATAGAGGATTTTGATGATAAGTCCAAGAAACAGCTTATTGTTCTTTTGGTGAAATTGAATGAATCAATGAAAGATTACGGGTGA
- a CDS encoding S-layer homology domain-containing protein translates to MKKLVLGLILFLSIAFSAEITITDLSPIVPEYSAVEFLVRNQIMELDINGNFKPSLLITRLDIAKILYTVIQKYSLDKLSELENVLLNINEDLKTYKAALNGVDKRMSLLEDSFSKTKMRFEEIERFVKKASETVLSEGAIEKIYEKLNNLDKEYAKKEDLNTLSAQISMISEIFNTQIKKFDEKIASIEKIGELEKKVSILNTELDELKTNFLEEQARNLAKFSKLNEQLGNIPSDVTNLNLMVSQLSKKITAIEDLYNKLGDLKPSDFEKLSKISEMETKINELYTMLSDLKSFSGDLDTLRQRLEGIDILTVRNVVNKFGIIENRYQQLEVRVQNLEDSFGKFDVYDQKIKEFEAKLSEIENKKIALDNISKISNDVEDLKKYKGESEKVLNVMTDKILEAENKINTLQIVSIVSVIISVLSLVVVFTK, encoded by the coding sequence ATGAAAAAATTAGTATTAGGTTTAATATTATTTCTCAGTATAGCGTTTTCTGCTGAGATAACTATAACGGATTTGTCTCCAATTGTGCCAGAATATTCTGCAGTTGAATTTTTGGTTAGAAACCAAATAATGGAATTAGATATTAATGGTAATTTTAAACCTTCATTGCTTATTACAAGACTTGATATTGCAAAAATATTGTATACCGTTATACAAAAATACAGTTTGGATAAGTTATCTGAATTAGAAAATGTTCTTTTAAATATTAACGAAGATTTAAAAACATATAAAGCAGCTTTAAATGGAGTAGATAAAAGGATGTCGCTACTTGAAGATTCTTTTTCCAAAACAAAGATGAGGTTTGAAGAGATAGAACGTTTTGTAAAAAAAGCATCTGAAACTGTTTTATCTGAAGGAGCAATTGAAAAAATTTATGAAAAGTTAAATAATTTAGATAAAGAATATGCAAAAAAGGAAGATTTAAACACACTTTCTGCACAAATTTCTATGATATCTGAAATATTCAATACTCAGATAAAAAAGTTTGATGAAAAAATTGCGTCTATTGAAAAAATTGGAGAACTTGAAAAAAAAGTAAGTATTTTGAATACCGAACTAGATGAGTTAAAGACTAATTTTTTAGAAGAACAGGCGAGAAATTTGGCAAAGTTTTCAAAATTAAACGAGCAATTGGGGAATATACCTTCTGATGTAACTAATTTGAATCTAATGGTTTCGCAGCTTTCAAAAAAAATAACGGCTATTGAAGATTTGTATAATAAATTAGGAGATTTAAAACCTAGTGATTTTGAAAAACTATCTAAGATTTCGGAAATGGAAACAAAAATTAATGAATTATACACTATGTTATCTGATTTAAAGTCTTTTTCTGGTGATTTGGATACTTTAAGACAAAGGTTGGAAGGTATAGATATTTTAACGGTTAGAAATGTGGTAAATAAATTTGGGATTATTGAAAATAGGTACCAACAATTGGAAGTAAGGGTACAAAATTTGGAGGATTCTTTCGGGAAATTTGATGTATATGATCAGAAAATCAAAGAATTTGAGGCGAAATTATCTGAAATAGAAAATAAAAAGATTGCTTTAGACAATATTTCAAAGATTTCCAATGATGTGGAAGACTTAAAAAAATACAAAGGTGAATCTGAAAAAGTTTTAAACGTAATGACGGATAAGATCCTAGAAGCGGAAAATAAAATTAATACTCTTCAAATTGTTTCCATTGTTTCTGTGATTATTTCCGTTTTATCATTGGTAGTGGTATTTACAAAGTAA
- a CDS encoding PEGA domain-containing protein, with translation MRKTFVILILLFTSMFFSELVIITEPSAMVYWNDKLIDVVPLNGVLKISNLTYPGKLKIVKPGYSIYETLVSTESTLNVSLSLPSYVEITTDPENVKIYINGKFYGLSPSVFEVPAGFLEIHLEKEGFISKTLNLHVGASKIEKINVKLKRFVKLRINASEKLNVIFNGKYLTIPTELEVLPGKYVLELLDPEFVKLKQEIDVPNAEEYEFNVDETKFSKLYVYGFPENAEIIFNSISKVSPANFKAMPGDYEITIRSEGYKELKKKINLKSGNNTYVYNLKRNVISKINENLLVFLDGIKASNLFVAKRLYFTKIVGKNREWYGFTDGSIEKMPESYSIILGREGAVEYKGIRYNSPAIINARFGEILTFISDDDSTNFTVVNNLIIDDEEHCVVNVYSKDKLDVYVDDKFIGRTPIYFLVLPKGMHKFRFQKEGIIVSENKVIIQNGILNEVFGGD, from the coding sequence ATGAGAAAAACTTTTGTTATTTTGATTTTACTTTTTACAAGTATGTTTTTTTCTGAGTTGGTAATTATAACTGAGCCAAGCGCAATGGTGTATTGGAATGATAAATTAATTGATGTTGTTCCGTTAAATGGTGTTTTAAAGATTTCCAATTTGACGTATCCAGGAAAATTAAAGATTGTTAAACCCGGTTATTCAATATATGAAACACTGGTTTCAACAGAAAGCACTTTAAACGTTTCATTATCATTGCCTTCTTACGTTGAAATAACCACAGATCCTGAAAATGTCAAGATTTATATCAACGGTAAATTTTACGGTTTATCACCTTCTGTTTTTGAAGTTCCGGCTGGTTTTTTAGAAATTCACTTGGAAAAGGAAGGGTTTATTTCGAAAACTTTAAATTTGCATGTGGGAGCTTCAAAAATTGAGAAAATAAATGTAAAACTTAAAAGGTTTGTCAAATTGAGGATTAATGCTTCTGAAAAGTTAAATGTAATTTTTAATGGAAAATATTTAACTATTCCTACAGAATTGGAAGTTTTACCTGGAAAATATGTTTTAGAGTTACTAGATCCCGAATTTGTTAAATTGAAACAAGAAATAGATGTTCCAAATGCAGAAGAATATGAGTTTAACGTAGATGAGACGAAATTTTCCAAGCTTTACGTTTATGGTTTTCCAGAAAATGCCGAAATTATTTTTAACAGCATTTCAAAGGTAAGCCCAGCAAATTTTAAAGCAATGCCAGGAGATTATGAAATTACAATTAGAAGCGAAGGTTATAAGGAGTTAAAAAAGAAAATAAATTTAAAGTCTGGAAATAATACTTATGTTTATAATTTAAAGAGAAATGTAATTTCAAAAATAAACGAAAATTTATTGGTATTTCTTGACGGTATAAAAGCATCTAATCTTTTTGTTGCAAAAAGGTTGTATTTTACAAAGATAGTAGGAAAAAACAGGGAGTGGTATGGTTTTACAGATGGATCTATTGAAAAGATGCCAGAAAGTTATAGTATAATTTTAGGTAGAGAGGGTGCAGTAGAATATAAGGGGATAAGGTATAACTCTCCAGCGATTATAAATGCAAGATTTGGTGAGATTTTAACCTTTATTTCAGATGATGATTCTACAAATTTTACAGTTGTAAATAACTTGATTATTGATGATGAAGAACATTGTGTAGTAAATGTCTATTCTAAGGATAAATTAGATGTTTATGTTGATGATAAGTTTATTGGTAGAACTCCCATTTATTTTTTGGTTTTGCCAAAGGGGATGCATAAGTTTAGATTTCAAAAAGAAGGTATTATTGTGTCTGAAAATAAAGTGATAATTCAAAATGGCATATTAAATGAGGTGTTTGGAGGGGATTAA